A single Pantoea deleyi DNA region contains:
- the iraP gene encoding anti-adapter protein IraP: MKNVVLSMLAKISHIDAGMKQLTARVEAQSLLISALVLAVSREGGVTEMIESANKAINTVIDSAESDELLKSDAAILLSELQALLSISAAVDGADEEINHEALDKLTGVTSLEEQ; encoded by the coding sequence ATGAAAAACGTGGTACTGAGCATGCTGGCTAAAATTTCACATATTGATGCCGGCATGAAACAGCTGACGGCGCGCGTTGAGGCACAGTCGCTGCTGATCAGCGCGCTTGTTCTGGCGGTAAGCCGGGAGGGCGGCGTAACGGAGATGATCGAAAGCGCTAACAAGGCCATCAATACCGTGATTGACTCCGCAGAGTCCGACGAACTGCTTAAATCCGATGCGGCCATTCTGTTAAGCGAGCTGCAGGCTCTGCTGAGCATTTCCGCGGCGGTCGATGGTGCGGATGAAGAAATCAATCATGAAGCGCTTGATAAACTGACCGGCGTGACGTCTCTGGAGGAGCAATAA
- a CDS encoding amino acid permease, whose translation MSSFCEPSSQTGLRRVLKSRHMSMIAIGGSVGTGLFIASGATISQAGPAGALLSYILIGVMVYFVMTSLAELATAMPESGSFALYGARYVDEGFGFALGWNFWFSWAVAVAVDLVAAQLVMGYWLPDVPGWVWSATFLVIIFLLNAVSVRGFGEAEYWFSLIKVTTVLLFIITGLMMIAGILRGAPSSGFDNWFTGGGPFSGGFTALIGTAMIAGVSFQGTELVGIAAGESDNPAKAIPRAVRQVFWRILLFYVFAILVISLIVPSDDPRLLRNDIADISVSPFALVFRNAGLLSAAAVMNAVILTSVVSAGNSGVYSSTRMLFNLAREGNAPRIFFRLTQHGVPLYALVATIMVAALCLLTSLFGNHEVYMWLLNMTGMTGFICWAGIAISHYRFRRGFVRQGHKLSRPPYRAAWFPVEPALAFGMCVVVMLGQNYMAFMHQSVDWYNVAATYVGIPLFLLTWLGYRIANKSRFVSYDDMIFPEEVTGDKQV comes from the coding sequence ATGTCATCTTTTTGTGAACCGTCCTCGCAGACGGGGCTACGCCGTGTACTCAAAAGCCGGCACATGTCCATGATCGCCATTGGCGGCTCCGTCGGAACCGGATTATTTATCGCCTCTGGTGCCACAATTTCTCAGGCCGGTCCTGCTGGCGCGCTCCTGTCATACATCCTGATTGGCGTGATGGTTTATTTCGTCATGACCAGTCTTGCTGAACTTGCTACCGCCATGCCTGAATCCGGTTCCTTTGCACTATACGGTGCGCGCTACGTGGATGAAGGATTCGGCTTCGCGCTTGGCTGGAACTTCTGGTTTAGCTGGGCGGTTGCGGTTGCCGTTGATTTGGTTGCCGCGCAGCTGGTAATGGGATACTGGCTGCCTGATGTTCCAGGCTGGGTATGGAGTGCAACATTCCTCGTTATCATCTTCTTACTGAATGCGGTATCTGTCAGAGGATTTGGCGAAGCTGAATACTGGTTTTCACTGATAAAAGTGACCACCGTGCTGCTGTTCATCATAACGGGTCTTATGATGATCGCCGGTATTCTTCGTGGCGCACCTTCATCAGGCTTTGATAACTGGTTTACGGGCGGGGGACCATTCTCGGGCGGTTTTACCGCGTTGATTGGGACGGCAATGATTGCCGGAGTGTCATTTCAGGGAACCGAGCTGGTTGGTATTGCGGCCGGAGAATCGGATAACCCCGCAAAAGCCATTCCACGGGCTGTCAGGCAGGTATTCTGGCGGATATTGTTGTTCTACGTGTTTGCGATTCTGGTGATCAGTCTGATCGTACCTTCTGACGATCCCCGTTTGCTCAGAAATGACATTGCAGATATCAGCGTCAGTCCCTTTGCTCTGGTATTCCGGAATGCCGGGTTGCTGTCAGCTGCGGCGGTCATGAACGCCGTGATTCTGACTTCGGTTGTATCTGCCGGTAATTCAGGCGTTTATTCTTCGACGCGAATGCTCTTTAATTTGGCGCGTGAAGGAAATGCACCTCGCATTTTTTTCCGCCTTACTCAGCACGGCGTCCCTCTGTACGCACTCGTGGCTACGATTATGGTGGCGGCTTTGTGCCTGCTTACCTCTCTGTTCGGCAATCATGAAGTCTACATGTGGCTGCTGAACATGACCGGCATGACCGGATTTATATGCTGGGCCGGTATTGCCATCAGCCACTACCGGTTTCGTCGCGGGTTCGTTCGACAGGGGCATAAGCTTTCCCGGCCGCCTTATCGCGCAGCATGGTTTCCGGTGGAGCCCGCACTGGCTTTTGGAATGTGTGTCGTTGTCATGCTCGGGCAAAACTACATGGCGTTTATGCATCAAAGTGTTGACTGGTACAACGTCGCGGCAACCTATGTCGGGATCCCGCTGTTTTTACTGACATGGCTGGGATACAGAATTGCCAATAAGTCACGCTTTGTGAGTTATGACGATATGATCTTTCCCGAGGAGGTCACCGGTGATAAACAGGTTTGA
- a CDS encoding MarR family winged helix-turn-helix transcriptional regulator — MKDEPHGNRDAAPETIDQFLCFALYSASLAMTKLYQPRLKPLGLTYPQYLVLLVLWEQDGLTVSGLGARVRLDSGTLSQLLKRLEQTGVICRQRDTQQDERRVLISLTEQGRRLKITAAGVPADMVSVMDTARDELSELTERVSALRERLARARA; from the coding sequence ATGAAAGATGAACCCCACGGGAACCGCGATGCGGCGCCTGAAACCATTGACCAGTTTCTGTGCTTTGCGCTCTACTCGGCGTCGCTTGCCATGACGAAGCTCTATCAGCCCCGGCTGAAGCCGCTGGGGCTGACCTATCCTCAGTACCTGGTGCTGCTGGTGCTGTGGGAACAGGATGGCCTCACGGTCTCCGGGCTCGGCGCGCGCGTCCGGCTGGACTCCGGCACGCTCAGCCAGCTCCTGAAACGGCTGGAGCAGACCGGCGTTATCTGCCGGCAGCGCGACACGCAGCAGGATGAACGGCGCGTGCTGATTTCCCTGACGGAGCAGGGCCGCCGGCTGAAGATTACGGCCGCCGGCGTACCGGCAGATATGGTGTCGGTGATGGACACGGCCCGTGATGAGCTGAGTGAGCTGACTGAACGGGTTTCCGCGCTGCGCGAAAGGCTTGCGCGTGCGCGGGCCTGA
- the tnpB gene encoding IS66 family insertion sequence element accessory protein TnpB (TnpB, as the term is used for proteins encoded by IS66 family insertion elements, is considered an accessory protein, since TnpC, encoded by a neighboring gene, is a DDE family transposase.): protein MISFPSGARIWLVAGVTDMRCSLNGLAAKVQNTLRADPFGGHLFIFRGRRGDMVKILWADADGLCLFTKRLERGHFVWPVNRDGRVHLTQAQLAMLLEGIN from the coding sequence ATGATTAGCTTTCCGTCAGGCGCACGCATCTGGCTGGTTGCCGGCGTGACAGACATGCGCTGCAGCCTCAACGGGCTGGCGGCGAAGGTGCAGAACACGCTGCGCGCCGACCCGTTCGGCGGCCACCTGTTCATCTTCCGGGGCAGGCGCGGCGACATGGTAAAAATCCTCTGGGCCGACGCAGACGGCCTGTGCCTGTTCACCAAACGGCTGGAGCGGGGGCACTTTGTCTGGCCGGTGAACCGGGACGGCAGGGTGCACCTCACGCAGGCCCAGCTGGCGATGCTGCTGGAAGGCATCAACTGA
- a CDS encoding GNAT family N-acetyltransferase, producing the protein MDKFYVRHMTRADLSFFMSQCEESARDSHLHVSLLNPEENNAFKKQIEAALRLNESAHHSGHFLLMLVCRADDQRAGFLWVCASRDLTGTACIEISVIHVVRAMRGNGGGSLLLSVAIDGYKNHRITAKCYPASSQMNRMLKRCGFEVMGTSERGSEYLCLLPD; encoded by the coding sequence GTGGATAAGTTTTATGTAAGACACATGACGCGAGCAGACCTGAGTTTCTTTATGAGTCAGTGTGAAGAAAGTGCCCGGGACAGTCATCTCCATGTCAGCCTGCTGAACCCTGAAGAAAATAATGCTTTCAAAAAGCAGATTGAAGCGGCGCTCAGGTTAAACGAATCGGCGCATCATTCAGGCCATTTTTTGCTGATGCTTGTCTGCCGGGCAGATGATCAGAGAGCCGGATTTTTGTGGGTCTGCGCATCCAGAGACCTGACAGGCACAGCCTGCATTGAAATCAGTGTTATCCACGTAGTCAGGGCTATGCGCGGTAACGGAGGGGGCAGTCTGCTTCTCTCTGTCGCCATTGATGGATATAAGAACCACCGGATAACGGCTAAGTGCTATCCGGCATCATCTCAGATGAACAGAATGCTTAAACGCTGCGGATTTGAGGTGATGGGTACGTCAGAGCGTGGCTCCGAATATCTCTGCCTGCTTCCTGACTGA
- the tnpC gene encoding IS66 family transposase, giving the protein MERLLSAENARLRALLDTQQRSLEQMAENNRLLSQRVAAYASEISRLKALVAKLQLMQFGKSSEKLREKTQRQVRQAEERISALQEEMAEVLGEQHEPVLPPPLRQSSARKPLPASLHREIRMLPPTEIACPACGGELSALGCDVSEQLELISSAFKVIETQRPKLACCRCDRIVQAPMPSKPIERSYAGPGLLARIVTAKFAEHTPHYRQSEIYSRQGVELSRATLGRWSGAVSELLEPLYDLLRQYVLMPGKVHTDDIPAPVQEPGSGKTRTARLWVYVRDDRNAGSHLPPATWFAYSPDRKSIHPQQHLAGYSGILQADAYSGYNALYEDGRITEAACMAHARRKIHDVHARTPTGITTEALRRIGELYAIEAEIRGSPADERLAARKVRSIPLMQSLYDWVQQQMTILSRHSDTAKAFTYLLKQWDVLNLYCRNGWAEMDNNIAENALRGVALGRKNWLFAGSDRGGERAAVLYSLIGTCRLNDVDSEAWLRYVLSHIQDWPVNRLPWKADLTSAVLT; this is encoded by the coding sequence ATGGAGCGCTTACTTTCTGCAGAAAACGCCCGGCTCAGGGCGCTGCTGGACACACAGCAGCGAAGCCTTGAGCAGATGGCCGAAAACAACCGCCTCCTGTCACAACGGGTGGCGGCGTACGCCAGCGAAATCAGCCGGCTGAAAGCGCTGGTTGCGAAGCTGCAGCTGATGCAGTTCGGCAAAAGCTCCGAAAAGCTGCGGGAGAAAACGCAGCGTCAGGTGCGTCAGGCAGAGGAGCGCATCAGCGCCCTGCAGGAGGAGATGGCAGAGGTCCTGGGTGAACAGCATGAGCCGGTACTTCCGCCGCCGCTGCGCCAGTCTTCCGCCCGCAAACCTTTACCGGCCTCGCTTCACCGTGAAATCCGCATGCTGCCACCGACAGAAATCGCCTGTCCGGCCTGCGGCGGCGAGCTCAGCGCGCTGGGCTGCGACGTGTCGGAACAGCTGGAGCTCATCAGCAGCGCCTTTAAGGTCATCGAGACGCAGCGGCCGAAGCTGGCCTGCTGCCGCTGTGACCGCATCGTTCAGGCCCCCATGCCATCAAAACCCATTGAGCGTAGCTACGCGGGCCCCGGCCTGCTGGCGCGCATCGTCACGGCGAAGTTCGCGGAGCACACGCCTCACTACCGACAGTCGGAGATATACAGCCGCCAAGGCGTGGAGCTGAGCCGTGCCACGCTGGGGCGCTGGTCCGGCGCGGTCAGCGAACTGCTGGAGCCGCTGTATGACCTGCTGCGCCAGTACGTACTGATGCCGGGTAAGGTGCACACCGACGATATCCCGGCCCCGGTACAGGAGCCTGGCAGCGGCAAAACGCGCACTGCCCGTCTGTGGGTGTACGTGCGGGATGACCGCAACGCCGGGTCGCATCTGCCGCCGGCGACATGGTTTGCATACTCACCGGACCGGAAAAGTATCCATCCACAACAGCATCTTGCCGGGTACAGCGGCATCCTGCAGGCGGATGCATACAGTGGCTATAATGCACTTTACGAAGACGGCCGTATCACGGAAGCGGCCTGTATGGCGCATGCCCGGCGAAAAATCCACGACGTCCATGCCCGCACGCCGACCGGCATCACCACCGAAGCGCTCCGGCGCATCGGTGAGCTGTATGCCATCGAAGCAGAGATACGCGGCAGTCCGGCAGACGAGCGGCTGGCAGCCAGAAAAGTCAGAAGCATTCCGCTGATGCAGTCGCTGTACGACTGGGTGCAACAACAGATGACAATACTGTCGCGCCACTCCGACACGGCAAAGGCATTCACGTACCTGCTGAAGCAGTGGGACGTGCTGAACCTTTACTGCCGTAACGGATGGGCGGAAATGGACAATAATATCGCGGAAAACGCATTGCGGGGCGTTGCCCTGGGCCGGAAGAACTGGCTGTTTGCCGGTTCAGACAGGGGCGGAGAACGTGCTGCTGTTCTGTACTCACTGATCGGAACCTGCCGGCTGAACGACGTGGATTCGGAGGCGTGGCTGCGCTACGTGCTCAGCCACATTCAGGACTGGCCAGTGAACCGGCTGCCGTGGAAGGCCGATCTTACCTCCGCTGTTTTGACCTGA
- a CDS encoding GNAT family N-acetyltransferase → MTSPVFRKVSMSDLDRCYAIESEAYEGDEAATREKIATRIQQYSEGFLCAELDGVLIGFINSGCAWDVVMSDEEFKELIGHDDAAPNVVIMSVVLDPAYQGKGYAGLMMRAFISAMREKGKKTIHLMCKTHHVELYRKFGYVYIKPSDSDHGGMAWHEMIMTL, encoded by the coding sequence ATGACCAGTCCAGTTTTCCGCAAAGTAAGCATGTCAGATCTCGACAGATGTTATGCAATTGAAAGTGAAGCGTATGAAGGTGACGAAGCCGCAACGCGGGAAAAAATTGCCACACGTATTCAACAATACTCTGAAGGATTCCTTTGTGCTGAGCTGGACGGAGTGCTGATTGGCTTCATCAACTCCGGGTGTGCATGGGACGTTGTCATGTCAGACGAAGAGTTTAAAGAGCTTATTGGTCATGATGACGCCGCGCCTAACGTGGTGATCATGTCGGTTGTGCTTGATCCTGCTTATCAGGGAAAGGGCTACGCCGGATTGATGATGCGTGCATTTATCAGTGCGATGAGAGAGAAGGGCAAGAAAACTATTCATCTTATGTGTAAGACGCATCACGTTGAGCTCTACAGGAAATTCGGCTACGTGTATATAAAACCATCGGACTCAGATCATGGCGGCATGGCATGGCATGAAATGATCATGACGCTGTAG
- the tnpA gene encoding IS66-like element accessory protein TnpA — protein MDRNTPYTSRPWIITALSLRFNDALTYREIAEQLNISTSATHKMFKRFRRTGINWPLPEDYTPERLEEELYAFNLETNLPVKKRRPDWPLEFKIRMAELSLQPDACVAQLAREHGVNDNLVFNWRNLHRQGLLDPATRAGMIPVMVEPFPVPVRQSSGVPDSPPVISCKLTMPGGTLSLTGPVTPELLRALVSELRESEV, from the coding sequence GTGGACAGAAACACGCCTTACACCAGTCGACCCTGGATCATTACTGCACTCAGCCTGCGGTTTAACGACGCCCTGACCTACCGTGAAATCGCTGAGCAACTGAACATCAGCACTTCCGCTACGCATAAAATGTTCAAGCGTTTTCGCCGCACGGGTATTAACTGGCCGCTGCCCGAAGACTACACGCCGGAACGGCTTGAGGAGGAGCTTTACGCCTTCAATCTGGAAACGAACCTGCCCGTGAAAAAGCGGCGTCCGGACTGGCCGCTGGAGTTCAAAATCCGCATGGCGGAGCTCAGCCTGCAGCCGGACGCCTGCGTGGCACAGCTGGCCCGGGAGCACGGCGTTAACGATAACCTGGTGTTTAACTGGCGCAACCTGCACCGTCAGGGCCTGCTGGATCCCGCCACGCGCGCCGGGATGATACCCGTCATGGTTGAGCCCTTTCCCGTTCCGGTCAGGCAGAGCAGTGGGGTTCCGGATTCGCCCCCCGTCATCAGCTGTAAGCTGACAATGCCCGGCGGCACCCTGAGCCTGACCGGCCCCGTGACACCGGAGTTGCTGCGGGCGCTGGTCAGTGAGCTCCGTGAGAGTGAGGTATGA